In the genome of Porphyrobacter sp. ULC335, one region contains:
- a CDS encoding GNAT family N-acetyltransferase, whose translation MLDRQPVLEGEHVRLRPLREDDWDALFAVASDPLIWAQHPAHDRWQEPVFRAFFDDALANKGALVVIDAKTGGVIGSSRFQGLDEAGRGSVEIGWTFLARSHWGGRYNHEMKRLMLAHALASLGECRFIVGETNTRSRRAMERIGATLTDRREERIMAGGAVVPHLTYAITRESFANGPLAG comes from the coding sequence ATGCTCGATCGCCAGCCCGTGCTGGAGGGCGAGCATGTCCGCCTTCGTCCTTTGCGCGAGGACGATTGGGACGCCCTGTTCGCGGTCGCCTCCGACCCGCTGATCTGGGCGCAGCACCCCGCGCATGACCGCTGGCAGGAACCGGTGTTCCGCGCTTTCTTCGACGACGCGCTGGCGAACAAGGGCGCCCTGGTCGTGATCGACGCCAAGACCGGAGGGGTGATCGGATCGTCGCGCTTTCAGGGGCTGGACGAGGCGGGCCGCGGCTCGGTCGAGATCGGCTGGACGTTTCTGGCGCGCTCGCATTGGGGCGGGCGATACAACCACGAAATGAAGCGCCTGATGCTCGCCCACGCCTTGGCGAGCCTTGGGGAATGCCGGTTCATTGTCGGCGAGACCAACACCCGCTCGCGCCGCGCGATGGAGCGGATCGGCGCAACACTGACCGACCGCCGCGAGGAGCGGATCATGGCGGGCGGCGCGGTGGTCCCGCACCTCACCTACGCGATCACGCGGGAGAGTTTCGCGAACGGGCCGCTGGCGGGGTGA